The following proteins are encoded in a genomic region of Brachypodium distachyon strain Bd21 chromosome 1, Brachypodium_distachyon_v3.0, whole genome shotgun sequence:
- the LOC100843394 gene encoding autophagy-related protein 9: MMSFPLKDTNSQTIFKWPWRSESPLSTQLLIDIPPEIELSDYRRLPSSGNESPSGLLRGEGIKEEPISDLDIFFERLYEYFCAKGLRCIVTKWIIEFLNVLFMVCCIGFFFLYVDWNALGHLKCGVEALESGEKPCDLMEAIKHNPLVPFTFPKMITVGSMVILATYGLINFLKFFVQLRSTLNVRDFYYNSLKITDLEIQTISWPRIIEKVVLLQKSQKLCVVRDLSEHDIIMRIMRKENYLIGMVNKGIISFPIRPWLPGAGPTVKSHVRDRRNHLILPKALEWTLNWCIFQSMFDSKFCVRKDFLTSPAVLKKRLVIVGIAMLILSPCLVIFPLVYVILRHAEEIYNHPSTASSRRWSNLSRWIFREYNEVDHFFRHRMNNSAVHSLNYLKQFPTPLISIVAKFVSFVSGGLAGALIIMGFLGESILEGHIFGRNLFWYTIVFGTIAAISRKVVADELQVIDPEGAMCLVVQQTHYMPKRWRGKESSELVRREFETLFQYTIVMLVEEMASIFITPYLLIFEVPKRVDDILRFISDFTIYVDGVGDVCSLSLFNFGRHGNRNYGSPFDASKSLRSSQGKMEKSFLSFQSVYPSLVPHADGKQFLHNLQKFKERQIRQQAIAQYQAMEASGFIDSTGQRDDIFHQLLPSVIRNHADAIPPPAYNLGPLGFLDTDQRTQPYILDWYYTCHSPDLDRIEAPHFDEASPETGPNTNPLARGTSEIEEAGNYYSDLYGRTRSHIGTSTSSALFGHAPVKHYGKEDNFTGNWWETAPASSPGPQGSFLEPPEFGNHIMTGSSHSSHQSGDMSEGSVGGLEQSHSRSSSSWRNPQGLSKTRYMDDSDMEDGLGLHFADAPRNYEDDRPSVPDAFDPAGVPVRIIPRSSDPV; this comes from the exons ATGATGTCCTTCCCTTTGAAGGACACAAATTCGCAAACAATATTTAAGTGGCCATGGAGAAGCGAATCACCATTATCAACACAATTGCTCATTGATATTCCACCCGAAATAGAGTTGTCAGACTACCGAAGACTGCCAAGTTCTGGAAATGAGAGCCCGTCTGGACTTCTCCGTGGTGAAGGCATCAAGGAAGAGCCGATTTCTGACTTGGATATTTTCTTCGAAAGGCTCTATGAATATTTCTGCGCAAAAGGACTAAGGTGTATTGTTACCAAATGGATAATCGAGTTCCTTAATGTACTCTTTATGGTATGCTGTATTGGATTCTTCTTCTTATATGTTGATTGGAATGCCCTTGGCCACTTGAAATGTGGTGTGGAGGCACTTGAGTCTGGGGAAAAACCATGTGATCTGATGGAAGCCATTAAGCATAACCCACTAGTCCCTTTCACATTTCCCAAAATGATCACTGTTGGATCAATGGTTATATTGGCAACATATGGACTTATCAATTTCCTCAAGTTCTTTGTACAGCTGAGAAGTACGCTGAATGTTCGTGACTTCTACTATAACAG CCTTAAGATTACAGATCTCGAGATTCAAACCATATCGTGGCCCAGAATAATTGAGAAGGTTGTCCTGCTACAAAAGTCTCAAAAACTTTGTGTTGTTAGGGATCTATCAGAGCATGATATTATCATGAGAATAATGAGGAAAGAAAATTACTTGATAGGGATGGTGAATAAAGGCATCATTTCATTTCCAATTCGCCCTTGGCTACCTGGTGCTGGTCCAACTGTCAAATCTCATGTGCGTGACAGGAGAAACCATCTGATACTTCCAAAAGCCCTAGAATGGACCTTAAATTGGTGCATCTTCCAAAGTATGTTTGACAG taAATTCTGTGTTCGAAAAGATTTTCTAACAAGCCCAGCTGTGTTGAAAAAACGACTTGTAATTGTGGGCATTGCAATGCTGATTCTGTCGCCCTGCCTTGTAATTTTCCCATTGGTTTACGTCATTCTGAGGCATGCTGAAGAAATTTACAATCACCCCAGCACAGCATCATCCAGAAGGTGGTCAAATTTATCAAGGTGGATTTTTAGGGAGTATAATGAG GTTGATCATTTCTTCAGACATAGGATGAACAACAGTGCTGTGCATTCTTTGAATTACTTGAAGCAATTTCCAACTCCACTGATCTCTATCGTGGCAAAATTTGTATCTTTTGTTTCTGGTGGCTTGGCTGGTGCCCTTATAATCATGGGATTTCTTGGTGAATCTATTCTAGAGGGTCAT ATTTTTGGAAGGAATCTATTCTGGTATACTATTGTTTTTGGAACAATAGCAGCTATAAGTCGCAAAGTAGTGGCTGACGAACTTCAAGTAATTGACCCAGAAGGGGCCATGTGCCTCGTTGTCCAGCAAACACATTACATGCCAAAGAGGTGGCGTGGGAAAGAAAGCAGCGAACTGGTTCGAAGAGAATTTGAAACACTATTTCAG TACACCATAGTAATGCTAGTGGAAGAGATGGCCTCCATTTTTATCACTCCTTACCTGCTCATTTTTGAGGTACCAAAG CGTGTTGACGATATTCTGCGCTTCATCTCGGACTTCACAATTTATGTAGATGGAGTGGGAGATGTATGCAG TTTAAGCTTGTTTAACTTCGGAAGGCATGGAAATAGAAACTATGGTTCTCCATTTGATGCATCTAAAAGCCTGAGGAGCTCCCAAGGGAAAATGGAGAAATCATTCTTAAG TTTTCAGAGTGTCTATCCATCATTGGTGCCACATGCTGATGGCAAACAATTCCTACATAACCTACAAAAGTTCAAGGAAAGGCAAATACGTCAACAAGCTATTGCACAATATCAGGCAATGGAAGCATCTGGCTTTATAGATAGCACAGGTCAAAGGGATGATATCTTCCATCAACTGCTCCCAAGTGTTATCCGTAACCATGCTGATGCAATCCCACCTCCTGCTTATAACTTGGGCCCCTTAGGATTCCTTGACACAGATCAAAGAACTCAACCATATATTCTGGATTGGTATTACACATGCCATTCACCGGACTTGGATAGAATTGAAGCTCCCCATTTTGATGAAGCATCCCCTGAGACTGGTCCCAACACAAATCCACTAGCAAGGGGAACATCTGAAATTGAAGAAGCTGGAAATTATTACTCTGATTTGTATGGAAGAACTCGAAGTCATATTGGGACATCAACATCTAGTGCTTTATTTGGGCATGCTCCTGTGAAGCACTATGGTAAAGAAGATAATTTTACAGGCAATTGGTGGGAAACAGCCCCTGCATCTTCTCCTGGTCCGCAAGGCAGTTTTCTCGAGCCTCCAGAATTTGGAAATCATATTATGACTGGCAGTAGTCATTCCAGTCATCAAAGTGGCGATATGTCAGAGGGAAGCGTGGGAGGTCTAGAGCAGAGCCATAgccgaagcagcagcagctggagaAATCCCCAAGGCTTGTCCAAGACAAGGTATATGGACGACTCTGACATGGAGGACGGACTGGGTCTTCATTTTGCTGATGCGCCTCGCAATTATGAAGATGATCGACCCAGCGTGCCCGATGCCTTTGACCCAGCCGGAGTTCCTGTAAGAATAATACCTCGAAGCAGTGACCCCGTGTAG
- the LOC100843093 gene encoding ACT domain-containing protein ACR8 has translation MERFHPSEVYEHFVRHMNTPRVVVDNGVCETATLVQVHSARKNGVLLEAVAALSDHGVCVRKGYISSDDGRWFMDVFHVTDAAGRKVADADKLLARLESSLAAAAATADALPRPAGCDSSPAQNEGLSLLELIGVDRPGLLSEVFAVLHDLRCSIVDAKAWTHGGRVAALVFVRDEDTGAPIDDAARTRRIESRLRYVLRGGARGARTILVDAAAVGNLDRRLHQLLNEDREADGRPAADRPTTTAVAVQEWGERGYSVVTVSCRDRPKLLFDVVCTLTDLDYVVYHGTFDTDGDHAQQEFYIRRLDGQPISSAAERQRVIQRLQAAIERRASEGVRLELSIKDRRGLLAYVTRVFRENSLSVTHAEITTRGDKALNVFHVTDVAGRPADPKAIDEVIHGIGTESLRVDEERWPRLCSTQGDAGRDGGAGGGLFSLGSLVKKNLYNLGLIRSCS, from the exons ATGGAGCGGTTCCATCCCTCCGAGGTGTACGAGCACTTCGTGCGGCATATGAACACGCCGAG GGTCGTGGTGGACAACGGGGTGTGCGAGACGGCGACGCTAGTGCAGGTGCACAGCGCGCGGAAGAACGGCGTGCTGCTGGAGGCCGTGGCCGCGCTGTCCGACCACGGCGTCTGCGTCCGGAAGGGCTACATCTCGTCCGACGACGGCCGCTGGTTCATGGACGTGTTCCACGTCACGGACGCCGCGGGGCGCAAGGTCGCCGATGCCGACAAGCTGCTCGCGCGCCTCGAGtcctcgctcgccgccgcggccgcgaccgcCGACGCATtgccgcggccggcggggtGCGATTCCTCGCCCGCCCAGAACGAGGGGCTCTCCCTTCTCGAGCTCATCGGCGTCGACCGCCCGGGCCTCCTCTCGGAGGTGTTCGCCGTGCTGCACGACCTGCGCTGCAGCATCGTCGACGCCAAGGCGTGGACGCACGGCGGCCGCGTCGCCGCTCTGGTTTTCGTCCGGGACGAGGATACCGGCGCGCCGATCGACGACGCCGCTCGGACCAGGCGCATCGAGTCCCGACTCAGGTAcgtcctccgcggcggcgcgcgcggcgcaaGGACGATCTTGGTCGACGCGGCGGCTGTTGGTAACCTGGACCGGAGGCTCCACCAGCTGCTGAACGAGGACCGGGAGGCCGATGGCCGCCCTGCCGCGGACCGGCCCacgacgacggcggtggcTGTGCAGGAGTGGGGGGAGAGGGGTTACTCGGTGGTGACGGTGAGCTGCCGCGACCGGCCGAAGCTGCTGTTCGATGTTGTCTGCACCTTGACGGACTTGGATTACGTGGTGTACCACGGCACGTTTGACACCGACGGCGATCACGCGCAGCAG GAATTCTACATCAGGCGCTTGGACGGCCAGCCAATCAGCTCGGCGGCCGAAAGGCAGCGAGTGATCCAACGCTTGCAAGCGGCGATCGAGAGGCGCGCATCCGAG GGCGTGAGGCTGGAGCTGAGCATCAAGGACCGGCGCGGGCTGCTGGCCTACGTGACGCGCGTGTTCCGGGAGAACAGCCTCTCGGTCACGCACGCAGAGATCACCACCAGGGGCGACAAGGCGCTGAACGTCTTCCATGTCACCGACGTGGCCGGCCGCCCGGCCGACCCCAAGGCGATCGACGAGGTCATACACGGCATCGGCACGGAGAGCCTCCGGGTGGACGAGGAGCGGTGGCCTCGCTTGTGCTCCACCCAAGGGGACGCCGGCCGAgacggtggcgccggcgggggaCTGTTCTCGTTAGGCAGTCTTGTGAAGAAGAACCTCTACAACCTTGGCCTCATCAGATCCTGCTCGTAA
- the LOC100844009 gene encoding uncharacterized protein LOC100844009 — translation MPKTSSSPSPTVSPMNPLLPSSSYLKSHHPPDPDPSSPNPSPCSYLLHVDADDEALIQIHGPNPSSGVASSLALPHVDPTPHISSQFYTFTAASHALMLRCLLAGRPAAAEEVRAATAPSVLASWRAVWKDRNEDTAYLTAWKRIQDKLAASADGRYLQFKSNPAQRVSHVGQWQDIVSEAHADPDLLRHLGLKDTVDRIRQSWTVGAKFYGIPESFVRVCVAACPVCKAAPAGLPDSAISSPGRGKRRRRFEYTETLDVPARDVPRRLQQLAAKHKVVLCIRQKYIRYKPFMAEVKDYACHRAGVPTSSNGNSASSSASASEAKKTRGLKREPYQSKRCGCGFRIRAIVPIANYNEKDKSFVYQEEGTAVFKLYAVHSGHEPGPLDGSARIVHRLVGHKGTFEFDPDIYDVNEEADPNFTIKGDIYVDIDDSHQAVLQQVRDLRAEVVSLEGKVVKMHPELLGSLSSELSEVLHRIRKFTLDGNTYQPEETLMMGNEVVGGWGTDDVAHHLDHHDGAFCKDDEILDDDDTDFGSSLGPIVSWDRMAAECEDRKMLMGDSPKCDKWMLKDNAGDFDEKSILNCGDDDGVEDSKIIKPLMHDETMVTDSSLLGLHVDGFYSVPKWYDSPVGLDSSGDAGDASFRHGLV, via the coding sequence ATGCCGAAGAcctcctcgtcgccttccCCCACCGTCTCCCCCATGaatcccctcctcccctcctcctcctacctCAAATCCCACCACCCGCCGGACCCAGACCCGAGCTCCCCGAACCCTAGCCCGTGCAGCTACCTCCTCCAtgtcgacgccgacgacgaggcgcTGATCCAAATCCACGGCCCGAACCCTAGCTCCGGcgtcgcctcctccctcgcgctgCCGCACGTCGACCCGACGCCGCACATCTCCTCGCAGTTCTACACCTTCACCGCTGCCTCCCATGCGCTCATGCTGCGGTGCCTCCTCGCgggccgccccgccgccgccgaggaggtccgcgccgccacggcgcccTCCGTGCTCGCCTCGTGGCGGGCGGTGTGGAAGGACCGGAACGAGGATACCGCCTACCTCACCGCGTGGAAGCGCATCCAGGACAAGCTCGCAGCTTCGGCCGACGGGAGGTATCTCCAGTTCAAGTCCAACCCCGCGCAGCGCGTCTCGCATGTCGGCCAGTGGCAGGACATAGTCTCGGAGGCGCATGCCGACCCAGACCTGCTCCGCCACCTCGGGCTCAAGGACACCGTTGACCGTATCAGGCAGTCGTGGACTGTGGGGGCCAAATTCTACGGTATTCCCGAATCATTCGTCCGTGTATGTGTTGCTGCCTGCCCTGTTTGTAAGGCTGCACCTGCTGGATTGCCTGATTCTGCTATCTCATCCCCTGGACGAGGTAAGCGGCGCCGCCGGTTTGAATATACAGAGACGCTGGATGTGCCTGCGCGAGATGTGCCACGCCGGCTACAGCAGTTAGCTGCCAAGCATAAGGTGGTCCTCTGTATTAGGCAGAAGTATATAAGGTATAAGCCGTTCATGGCTGAAGTGAAGGATTATGCGTGCCATCGAGCTGGGGTACCAACTTCAAGTAATGGGAATTCTGCATCCTCTTCAGCTAGTGCCTCCGAGGCGAAGAAGACACGGGGGCTGAAGCGCGAGCCATACCAGTCGAAGAGGTGCGGCTGTGGGTTCCGTATTCGGGCCATAGTGCCCATAGCCAATTATAACGAGAAAGACAAAAGTTTTGTATATCAGGAGGAAGGCACTGCAGTGTTCAAGCTTTACGCGGTGCACTCGGGGCATGAACCTGGGCCACTTGATGGCAGTGCTCGAATTGTTCACAGATTAGTTGGACATAAGGGCACATTTGAGTTTGATCCAGATATTTATGATGTCAATGAGGAAGCTGATCCTAACTTTACGATTAAGGGAGATATATATGTTGATATTGACGACTCGCATCAGGCAGTCTTGCAGCAAGTCCGGGATCTCAGAGCAGAGGTGGTCTCTTTAGAAGGGAAGGTGGTTAAGATGCACCCCGAACTGTTGGGTTCTCTTTCCAGTGAGCTATCTGAGGTTTTACACAGGATTAGGAAGTTTACTTTGGATGGCAATACCTACCAACCAGAGGAGACATTGATGATGGGCAATGAGGTTGTTGGCGGATGGGGGACTGATGATGTGGCCCACCACTTAGATCATCATGACGGTGCATTCTGCAAGGATGATGAAATacttgatgacgatgacaCTGATTTTGGTTCGAGCCTCGGGCCTATTGTCTCGTGGGATAGAATGGCAGCTGAGTGTGAGGATAGAAAGATGCTAATGGGTGATAGCCCAAAGTGTGATAAGTGGATGCTCAAGGATAATGCTGGTGACTTTGATGAAAAGAGTATTCTTAACTGTGGGGATGATGATGGCGTTGAGGATTCGAAGATTATTAAGCCACTGATGCATGATGAAACCATGGTAACCGACTCAAGTTTGTTAGGTCTACATGTCGATGGATTCTACTCCGTGCCCAAGTGGTATGATTCACCCGTAGGTTTGGATTCCAGCGGCGATGCAGGAGATGCCAGTTTTAGACATGGACTCGTGTGA
- the LOC100846540 gene encoding blue copper protein, whose amino-acid sequence MAQVHAALALYILLVHAVAWHAQAASYNVGNSAGWDISADLPSWADGKKFNIGDVLVFQYSKYHTLDEVDAAGFKNCSAANAVFSSSDGNTTVPLTANGDRYFICGNQMHCLGGMKLQVHVGPPGSGAGGAPADGPQASPGAALGPAAGTGSTDDAGIPTLVLGGSHRHRLGAGAVLLATWWMCVALLL is encoded by the exons ATGGCCCAAGTTCATGCTGCTCTGGCGCTGTACATCCTGCTCGTCCACGCCGTGGCTTGGCACGCGCAGGCGGCGTCGTACAACGTCGGGAACAGCGCCGGCTGGGATATCAGCGCGGATCTCCCGTCGTGGGCCGACGGCAAGAAATTCAACATTGGTGATGTTCTAG TGTTCCAGTACTCCAAGTACCACACCCTGGACGAGGTCGACGCGGCTGGGTTCAAGAACTGCAGCGCGGCCAACGCGGTCTTCTCCAGCAGCGACGGCAACACGACGGTGCCACTGACGGCGAACGGCGACCGCTACTTCATCTGCGGCAACCAGATGCACTGCCTCGGCGGCATGAAGCTGCAGGTGCACGTCGGCCCGCCAGGCTCCGGGGCGGGCGGAGCGCCCGCCGACGGCCCGCAGGCGAGCCCGGGCGCCGCGCTCGGGCCGGCGGCTGGCACTGGGAGCACCGATGACGCGGGCATCCCCACGCTCGTGCTCGGCGGGtcgcatcggcatcggctagggGCGGGGGCCGTGCTGCTGGCCACGTGGTGGATGTGTGTAGCTCTTCTTCTGTGA
- the LOC100844920 gene encoding ATP-dependent Clp protease ATP-binding subunit CLPT1, chloroplastic, whose protein sequence is MATAAQAAATFISFLSSSTYHTAPSSAAVSFLVNPALPASLRAAAAGAQILASRCRGRRVAAAVAQLPTMNPELASGEKKFRWSSRAVRSFAMAELEARKMRYPTTGTEGLLMGILVEGTSDAAKLLRANGITLLTVRDAAAEVLGKSEMFYFSPMHPPLTESAQRALDWAVNEKLKSGEDGEVTANHLLLGIWSDKESAGHKVLASLGFDDEKAALLAKTAGDEATMSPR, encoded by the exons ATGGCGACCGCCGCCCAGGCCGCCGCCACTTTCATTTCCTTTCTCTCATCTTCCACCTACCACACCGCTCCCTCCTCTGCCGCCGTCTCCTTCCTGGTGAACCCTGCCCTGCCAGCCTCCCTccgggccgcggccgcgggggcCCAAATCCTCGCCTCCCGCTGCCGgggccgccgcgtcgccgccgccgttgctcAGCTCCCCACCAT GAACCCAGAGCTAGCTTCAGGGGAGAAGAAATTCCG GTGGTCATCAAGGGCGGTGCGGTCATTTGCAATGGCGGAGCTAGAGGCACGAAAGATGAGGTACCCAACCACAGGCACGGAGGGGCTCCTTATGGGAATACTCGTTGAGG GAACTAGTGATGCGGCAAAACTTCTGCGTGCTAATGGAATCACGTTGCTCACAGTGCGGGACGCAGCAGCGGAAGTACTTGGGAAGTCAGAAATGTTTTACTTCAGTCCTATGCATCCACCATTGACAGAATCTGCACAACGAGCCCTTGACTGGGCTGTAAATGAGAAATTGAAATCAG GTGAGGATGGAGAGGTAACGGCCAATCATTTGCTCCTGGGGATATGGTCAGACAAAGAGTCAGCTGGTCATAAGGTTCTGGCTTCCCTAGGTTTTGATGATGAGAAAGCTGCTTTGCTGGCCAAAACG GCTGGCGACGAGGCGACGATGAGTCCTAGATAG